A stretch of Halomonas elongata DSM 2581 DNA encodes these proteins:
- a CDS encoding NUDIX domain-containing protein codes for MSETDAADSSHRPAGADFGGGDVELIERRCLQEGFFRLDELHLRHRLFEGGWSAPMTREVHHRHDAVGVLLYDVERDAVVLVEQFRAGAIDDPVSPWKLEIVAGLVERGESAAEVARREAMEEAGCPVGELVELHTYYPSPGACDERVSLFCGLIDSRGLGGVHGLAEENEDIRVHVLSFARAWELLRDGRLDNAMCLIAFHWLAAERASLRARR; via the coding sequence ATGTCGGAGACCGATGCCGCCGATTCCTCCCATCGGCCGGCCGGCGCCGATTTCGGCGGCGGCGATGTGGAGTTGATCGAGCGACGCTGTCTGCAGGAGGGGTTCTTTCGTCTGGACGAGCTGCACCTGCGCCATCGCCTCTTCGAGGGCGGCTGGAGTGCGCCCATGACCCGCGAGGTGCATCATCGCCATGACGCCGTGGGCGTGTTGCTCTACGATGTGGAACGAGATGCCGTGGTCCTGGTGGAGCAGTTTCGCGCCGGGGCCATCGACGATCCCGTCTCGCCGTGGAAGCTCGAAATCGTCGCCGGCCTGGTGGAGCGCGGGGAGAGCGCCGCCGAGGTGGCGCGCCGCGAAGCCATGGAGGAGGCGGGCTGTCCGGTCGGCGAACTGGTCGAGCTGCATACCTACTATCCCAGCCCCGGTGCCTGCGATGAACGGGTGTCGCTGTTCTGCGGCCTGATCGACAGCCGCGGTCTGGGAGGCGTCCACGGTCTCGCCGAGGAGAACGAGGACATTCGCGTGCATGTGCTATCGTTCGCTCGTGCCTGGGAACTCCTGAGGGACGGGCGACTCGACAATGCCATGTGTCTGATCGCCTTCCATTGGCTGGCCGCGGAGCGGGCCTCACTGAGAGCAAGGAGGTAG
- a CDS encoding DUF1249 domain-containing protein: MSRSAYVTDLKGLQGECTANYVRLTRLLGDLEAGESREVELVNHGRRLGVLCLKLQERAPYTSIVRVSQRGVLDSVLETPRMRVHLYHDVRMAEVTDFQRQRHFDGRYRYPNSRMHQPDEKLQLNRFLGEWLDHGLAHGHSIDLPELP; this comes from the coding sequence GTGTCGAGAAGCGCCTATGTCACCGACTTGAAAGGCCTCCAGGGCGAGTGCACCGCCAACTATGTGCGCCTGACCCGCCTGCTGGGCGATCTGGAGGCCGGCGAGTCCCGTGAGGTGGAGCTGGTCAACCATGGCCGGCGCCTCGGTGTACTGTGCCTCAAGCTCCAGGAGCGGGCGCCCTATACCAGCATCGTGCGGGTCTCCCAGCGGGGCGTTCTCGACTCGGTACTGGAGACGCCGCGCATGCGCGTCCACCTCTATCACGACGTGCGCATGGCCGAGGTGACCGACTTCCAGCGTCAGCGGCATTTCGATGGTCGCTATCGCTATCCCAATTCCCGCATGCATCAGCCCGACGAGAAGCTCCAGCTCAATCGCTTTCTCGGCGAATGGCTGGATCACGGTCTGGCGCACGGCCATTCTATCGACCTGCCCGAATTGCCTTGA
- a CDS encoding metallophosphoesterase: MRLIQITDCHLHADPAARSRTGVPHRQFVRVVEEAASWRPDMVLVTGDVSQDETAASYALAERELARLDCPWSWLPGNHDEPARMAECRPFDESVDLGQRRLLLLDTQVPGQTHGALGAARLEALAERLAEDERPTLVAMHHPPVSVGSRWVDALGLVDAEAFWEVLATHERVEAILCGHIHQAFECRRATPHGEVAIYACPATSDQFLPGAETFAVDAAALPGFRVFDLGDALSTRVERVAL; encoded by the coding sequence ATGCGACTGATCCAGATTACCGACTGCCACCTGCACGCCGATCCGGCAGCCCGCTCCCGCACCGGAGTTCCTCATCGCCAGTTCGTCCGCGTGGTAGAGGAGGCCGCCTCCTGGCGTCCTGACATGGTGCTGGTCACCGGCGATGTCAGCCAGGATGAGACGGCGGCCTCCTATGCGTTGGCCGAGCGAGAGTTGGCCCGGCTCGACTGTCCCTGGTCCTGGTTGCCCGGCAACCATGACGAACCAGCCCGGATGGCCGAGTGCCGCCCCTTCGATGAGAGCGTGGACCTGGGGCAGCGGCGCCTGTTGCTGCTCGATACCCAGGTTCCCGGTCAGACCCATGGCGCCCTAGGGGCGGCGCGTCTCGAGGCACTGGCGGAGCGCCTGGCGGAGGACGAGCGGCCGACCCTGGTTGCCATGCACCATCCGCCGGTCAGCGTCGGCTCTCGTTGGGTGGATGCGTTGGGGCTGGTCGATGCCGAGGCATTCTGGGAGGTGCTGGCAACGCACGAGCGGGTCGAGGCGATCCTGTGCGGCCATATCCACCAGGCGTTCGAATGTCGCCGGGCAACGCCCCATGGCGAGGTCGCTATCTATGCCTGCCCGGCCACGTCCGACCAGTTCCTGCCCGGCGCCGAGACGTTCGCCGTGGATGCGGCGGCCTTGCCGGGGTTCCGGGTGTTCGATCTGGGCGATGCCTTGAGCACTCGGGTGGAGCGGGTGGCGCTCTGA